The genomic window TATATAGGAAAGGAAGATCCGGATAATTTGCCGGATAATTTCCGTTTATTGGTAGACGCTCATTTTTGGAAAGAGCGTCCGAATGCTTTTCCTTGCTTCATCGCCTCGGAGGCGGAGGAGTTAAAGGATTACGATTGTCCGCTTAAGTTTATCCGTCTGACGTATATGGATCTTACGGATCGTATGTTGGAGATCTTGAAAGCGGATAAGACCGTGGTGGTCTTATTAAGTACACATCATCGGAATGGGGTTGGCTCGCAACGTGCGGCTATGCATAAATTGCTGATGGCGGGTTGTGACGTGCCGGTTGTCTTGCATCGTGATTTCCGGGAGACGGATGTGGAGTTGTTGCAACTGAAATCCGCCGCCGATTTCGGAACGCTTTTGCTGGATGGTTTCGGGGATGGCTTGATGCTGCACAATGAGGGATGCGAGGCGGTTGTCTCGGATCGCTGTATGTTCGGGATCTTGCAGGCTACAAGAACCCGTATCAGTAAGACGGAATATATCTCTTGTCCGAGTTGCGGACGTACCTTGTACGACCTGCAAACAACGATCGCCCGTATCAAGGAGGCTACTTCCCATTTAAAAGGCTTGAAGATCGGTATCATGGGCTGTATCGTGAATGGTCCCGGCGAGATGGCCGATGCCGACTATGGTTATGTGGGTGCCGGACGTGGACAAATCAGCCTGTATAAAGGTAAGGAATGTGTCCTCAAGAATATCCCCGAGGAAGACGCTGTAGAACGTTTAGTTCAGTTAATAAAAGAGAACGGGGATTGGGTTAATTGATTGACTATTGACAATTTGTTTATCTTTGCAAGTATGAAAGTAAGAATTATCAATAAATCGCATCACCCGCTGCCGGGTTATGCGACTCCTTTATCTGCCGGGATGGATATCCGGGCGAATTTGTCGGAATCGGTTGTGTTGAAACCGTTGGAACGTAAATTAATCCCGACCGGACTTTATATCTCGCTGCCGGAAGGCTATGAGGCCCAGATGCGTCCGCGTAGCGGGCTGGCTTTAAAGCATGGGATAACCCTGCTGAATACGCCGGGTACGATCGACGCCGATTATCGGGGGGAGATCGGCATTATTCTCGTGAATCTATCTTCGGAGCCTTTTACGGTGAATGATGGTGAGCGTATCTGCCAAATGGTTATAGCCGCTCATAGCCATGTGGATTGGGAGCCCGTGGAGACGTTGGATGATACCGAGCGGGGAGCCGGGGGATTCGGTCATACCGGAAAAGAATAAGAATAATAAGGTTAACAAGAATAATAGGATGTTTAAGCAACTGATATATCTCATCTCTTTCCTCTCGTTGGTCGCTGTGCTCCCGGCTGGTGCTACAGAAACGGAGAAGGATCAACGTAAGTTCGATTACTTCTTTTATGAGGGCTTGAATTTGAAGAACGCCGGGAAATTCGACGCCGCTTATGATGCCTTCAACCATTGCTTGGAGATTGACTCTACGGCGGCTCCGGTCTTGTATGAGCTTTCTTCTTTTTATGTACAGTTGAACCGTCCGGAGAAAGCGGTCGAGATGTTGAAAAGAGCCGTGGCCAACAGCAAGGATAATTTCACGTATAAAATGGCATTGGCGTCTATCACCCGGAATCTGGGCATGTATGGCGAAGCCGCCGAGGAGTACGAGGAATTGGTTCGTGATTATCCGGAGAAGGAGGAGCTGAATTATTATCTGGCCGATGCCTTGACGCAAGCCGGCGAGATCGGGAAGGCGATCGAGGCTTATGATGCGTTGGAGTCGGTTATGGGTATGAACGAGGCGATCTCCATGCAGAAATACAAACTGTACGTCCAGTTGGAGAAACCGGAAGAGGCTTTCAAGGAGATCGAGAAGCTAGCGGCTAAATATCCTATGGAGGCCCGTTACCAGATCGTATTGGGCGATCTTCATTTGGAAAACGGGGAGATGGACAAGGCTTTGGCTTGCTATCAAAAAGCGAATGAGATTGATCCGACCGACCCTTATTATATCGTCTCTATGGCCAATTACTACGAGGCGAAAGGGGATAAGGAGGCCGCCGAGCAACAAATCCGCAGCGCTTTGGTAAACGAGAAGCTGGACGTGGAGACGAAAGTGAACATCCTTTCCCGGTATATCTTGAAACTGCAACAAACGAAGCAAGGAACTGAGAACGCGAACCATTTATTCCAAACTCTTTTGGAGCAACATCCGGAGGATATCGACTTAAAACTGATGTATGGCGGTCTCTTGATGGCCCAAGGAAAGACAGAGGAGGCGAAATTCCAGTTCCAGTTGGTAACAGAGATGGAACCGGGTAACGCCGGGGCTTGGCAGCAATTGCTGAATCTGGCTTTGAAAGGGGAGGATATCCCGGAGGTCATCCGTATCTGTACGGCTTGTATGGAGCTTTTCCCCGAGTCGCCGGAATATTACTTCTATCTGGGTATCGCTTACTACCAACAACAGAAATATCAAGAAGCCTTGAATACCTATTATGCGGGCTTGAATATCATTCCGAAGGAGAACCTGCCGCTGAAATCGGATTTCTACGGTCAGATCGGTGATATTTATTACCAGATGGGGCAATTGGATCAAGCGTATAAAGCGTACGATGAGGCGTTGAAGTATAATGAC from Parabacteroides distasonis ATCC 8503 includes these protein-coding regions:
- a CDS encoding tetratricopeptide repeat protein; amino-acid sequence: MFKQLIYLISFLSLVAVLPAGATETEKDQRKFDYFFYEGLNLKNAGKFDAAYDAFNHCLEIDSTAAPVLYELSSFYVQLNRPEKAVEMLKRAVANSKDNFTYKMALASITRNLGMYGEAAEEYEELVRDYPEKEELNYYLADALTQAGEIGKAIEAYDALESVMGMNEAISMQKYKLYVQLEKPEEAFKEIEKLAAKYPMEARYQIVLGDLHLENGEMDKALACYQKANEIDPTDPYYIVSMANYYEAKGDKEAAEQQIRSALVNEKLDVETKVNILSRYILKLQQTKQGTENANHLFQTLLEQHPEDIDLKLMYGGLLMAQGKTEEAKFQFQLVTEMEPGNAGAWQQLLNLALKGEDIPEVIRICTACMELFPESPEYYFYLGIAYYQQQKYQEALNTYYAGLNIIPKENLPLKSDFYGQIGDIYYQMGQLDQAYKAYDEALKYNDKNVVVLNNYSYFLSLEKKDLKKAERMSAQCIKLEPDNATYLDTYAWIFFVQGNYTLAKIYIESALEKDKTKSAELVDHYGDILFMNGDKEKAVEQWKKAKEMGKDSEILNRKIAEQQYIEDENAK
- the dut gene encoding dUTP diphosphatase, which codes for MKVRIINKSHHPLPGYATPLSAGMDIRANLSESVVLKPLERKLIPTGLYISLPEGYEAQMRPRSGLALKHGITLLNTPGTIDADYRGEIGIILVNLSSEPFTVNDGERICQMVIAAHSHVDWEPVETLDDTERGAGGFGHTGKE